AgggaaaaggagggagagatgaATGAACAGTCGTGGAGCGAGCAGCAGGGAAAGCTCACATATGAAACAGACTCAAAGAAAGTATAATATTCTCTGTTTTGTGAAGAGAGTTATGAATTGGATATTCGATTTAAAGCAAGAGAGCACAAAGTGCTGTATTTTTGGCTTTGCTAATCAATAATTCCCTAATAGCCTTTTAGCATAATGTGATTCAATTGATCAAAGAGAGAACGAGGCGTCTGCAACTCCTCCTTACAGCCTTGGGGAAATCTGGTCCTGGAAAGCAGACTTTGACCTATCACAGGGCCGTTCAGAGAGAAAAGCCACGTTTCCACCGAGTGGCGCAGTTCTGTGTAGTgtagtaagtttttttttttttttcttagggGCCGTACCAAAGTAACCGACCAGAAACTTTGTGCCCTGAATGGTACTGTACAGTCCCTTGCAACCTTCTCacacaaagcttgacgtcttttTGAGACCAAAAGCCAAAAACTGAACTTTGATTTATGGTTATGTTAAACGTCTAAGTCACACACACCtaatataaatgttataaaatgaGTACAACAAAGGTTTAGGCTCAACATTAATGCTCTTATTGAACTGTAACCTCTGGAAACTACCCACACAATCAAGCCAGTGTTGTGGTGAAGGAAAATGATCCCCGGTGGACGGCTTCCGTCGCCCGCCGTAAATAGTAAACCCTGCTTTTAATCAGAATATCAATGTTGCCTTTTCAATGTTTGGTGTCCATGCTCTGTTGTGGATGAGCGGTGAAACATCTGCATGTGAGGAGGAAACATTTATGACAACCCAGCAAAGACTTCACGACCAGAACCACAGAGGATTCACCGCAAGATGCCCAACCACTGATCAAGCTCAAAAACGGAAGACGGCCACGCTGCAGCTCAAACTTTATGGGCTTTATGTGTCAGAGTGACGGAAGGAGGAGTGTGTGAAGGTAACAATAAGAGCGTGACCCGAACCATTCCTCATCTGTCAGACATGGCAGTGGTTCTGTGATGGCCCAGACATGTATGGATGCCAATGGAACTGGCAGTCTGGCATATATTGACGATTTCCATTCTGACAGAAGTCAACGGAAGCGTCCTGTGAGCTCAGAGTCAGTCGGACGCGTCGAAACAGATTGCACAACATTTCATCATTTGACAGGACAAGCAATTCTAAACCTGCAGCCAAAGAAGCGGAGTAGACGATGAGCCCAGTCTGTCACCTGATGTCTGTGTCCAGCTTCCTGAAGACAGTGAGATCCTGTAACGCCGTCTCAAATGCTGCTCAACTACTTTGAATTTGGCAGCCTCAAGCGTTGTCAAATTGTATTATTGAGCTTTCTCTTTTGTTCTTGCTGTGTGACGTTGAGACgatgtgtgcatctgtgcagtTACTATTATGGTCTGTGTATTATATCAGTTTTCCATCGTACTGGCACTCTTGAATGTTCCATAGTAACTTAAGACAGAGAGAAACGCTCACGTCTTGGTCGTAGTGGAGAGACGTGTTACATACCAATGTGCAGAAATGTCCATTGATAATTTTGATTCAAAGCCAATCAAAGCCAGACACAACAACAGATGCCTTTGATCTTTGAAGATGTTGAAGAACTTTGAAAGTGTGCAgactgaaatcttttttttttttatcctgtggagggcagcgttATTTTTCGAAGAAGGCGGCCAAAGTAATGCATCATTATGGATGCGAGACGCGACTGCCATAAAGCaacgaaaaagaaaaggaagaaggaCAACAAGCGCTACAAGAAATGGAGTGACCGTGAAAGGGAAGGCTAGCCaaaggacagaggagaagaaggcagtaatgcacAATTACAGATGACAACTCagctttcacattcacattcactgccTTTTCAGAAGGACAAGTATGTTCTGGTTCCACTTTGTCAGAGTCCAGTTTAGTAAACATTACTGACTCCAATAGGAGGTTTATTCTGGTGGAGGAAAAGCCACGTTGCCGGGCAGAATGTCCTACAGAGAATTAAGAGACTTCACTGAAATGATGAGAGCGCTGGGCTTTCACAGGCTGATCTCCATCGAAAACTTCCGAACACCAAACTTCACGTTAGTGGCAGAGATCTTGATGTGGCTCGTCAAGAGATTTGAGCCTCACACGGACATTCCCTCAGACGTGGCGACAGAGTCCGACAGAGTGTTCTTCATCAAGGCCGTAGCCAAGTTCATGGCAATGGAGGTCGACGTCAAGCTGAACACCAAACACCTTTACCAGGCCGATGGGTACGCAGTGAAAGAGATGCTAAAGATCACCGTGATGTTGCACACGCCTATCAAGACCAAACACATGGCCCTGGAGGACAGGGTCCAGGAAGCTAACAACAAGTTCAAGTTTGAGCTCGGCTCGCGTATTTCAGACATTAAAGCGGCGCGGCAGCTGGCGTCCGAGGTCATGTCTAAAGGAGCGTCTCTCCACGATCTACTGGGACAAGAGGTGAAACTGTGGGAGAAGAGAACCGCTGCCATCGCAAGACCTTTGGAGATCAACAAGACTGAGAAGGTCCTGACAGCGACCATCAGGGAGGTTCATGAGAGCATCGAGAAGACCAAAGACGCACTGAGCAATGTCATGTGTGACGAGACCACCCTGGACGGCAAGATTGAGAAGAAGAGGCAGGAGCTCGAGAGGAAGCAGAAAAAGCTGCAGTCGCTGCAGAGCGTCAAGCCGGTGTTCATGGACGAATACGAGGCCATCGAGCAGGAGCTGAAAAGGCAGTATGAGATCTTTGTGGGCAAGTTCGGCAATCTCTGCTACCTGGAGTCGCAGCTGGATGAatatcacagacaggagaaggagaggactggaaacacaaagaagatgCAGCACAaactgagggagagggagagagatatgaggaggaggaggaggtctgaGACGGACAAGGACGATTTAGAGGATCAATCGGAGGATGAATCGGAAGCAAAATCACAATCGGGCTCAAACAGCGACTTAGAAGAGTCAAACTTCTGAGTCTGGGCCAACAAAAATGATGAACTGAAAGAGAGTGAACAGCGATCGCTGACTCATTGTGTGGCTTttaatttgcttgtttttttgtcctgttttgacGTGCGATACAAATACAGTTATGTTCGATGCTTTTTATGGGAACTGAAATTGCAGCATAGATCAATGTTCTTCATCTACTGTTCCCACACttcaactgtaaaaaaaaaaaaactttttcaaatctactttgacacattttattaagTTATGCATTTGTGACCTTCTGTTATACTGTAATTACAATCACAGGGTTGtaccaaagaaagaaagcaatAAAATACTAAGCTTGTCATAAAACCAACACAAAAAATAACGTGTTGTTGGTCTTCTCTTAGTAATGTAacatcatttattcacttttctGTTGTAACTTCAAAATAGCAGATCAGTATTTCTCAGTTTGGAGTAAAGTGTTTTCTCCCGCGAGAGACAAAACCACGAGCATTCTTCCAAATCTGTCGTCGGATCTCCTGATCCAGGACAATCCAATTTGGGCAAATGTGTGCTGAATAATAATTTGTATTCTAGTTCAAATGCAGCAACACCTGCTACCTGtcaatttattttctgtgtctgtttcctTATTGAGTAAATAAACCAAGTGTGTGTTGAACAGGGAGAattgaaaatgactgaaaagcCCCCACAGTTACATTCGTGTGATTTCTATTTTTGAAGCTAAAATGACTTTGTTGacatgtctacacacacacacgatgataatcatttcctggtttggtgGCTCTTGTTTTCTCGTTCAGACCGAGTCTGCTGCGTGCTGGACATGTGGTCGACATGTTGTTCATGACAGTTTTGCCTCCAGTAAAACAGACGTGACTCTTacatcaaaaacagaacaaatatgagacaaaaatatTCCTGTAAAAGTGCACTGTTGTTCCGCGGTCCCTGCCCTGAACTGACTAGCGTTTCCTGACGTCCACGCCCACCTGTCCACCTGTTCACCTGTTCTTAATCACTTCATCAGCGCCTTGCTATTTAAAGCCGACCCTCCTCTTTCCTTCACTTTGCTGCCAGTTTGCAAACATTCGCCTCATTGTTCCTGATCTTTCTCACCACAGGAAACTTTGTTTTTAAGACGTAGAGTCGGCCTTTTTTCCCCGTTCCTGCACAAAGTTACCACTCTGTTGCTAAATGCAATGATAAAGAGTTCAACTTCGAGCTCAACGTCATTTCCAGATCATTCATTTTGCGTGTGAATGAGTGCCGGTTTTGGCCGCTGTGGTTTGTCGTTTCCTCGCAGCTCCTCCATTCTTTAACACCGTAATGTTTGTTCTACACTGAACACTACACTTCCCCCCTGGGTGTGGTTTTGTTTACAGCGAGAACAGCGCGGCGTCTCCTCTCTGATACGTTTGGGGCTCATTCGCCTAATGAGTGAGTGTAAATTTTGCAAAACGGTTCCTTGACATTTTGGCGGTAGCTGGAGCAAGTGATATTTTAAAGGGTGGTTGGGAGGATTGTGTGTTATGTTACAGAGACGTGACTCTACTTCTCACCTGATTTCTTACGTCAGTAAACACTTGTGGTCTCAGACGCTAGTTTCATGTCAACTTTAGTGCAACAAATTTAGTGTCTATAAAATAATACTTCTTCCAAATATCTTGTTTGGTTTCAACAAATCAAAGCACCTTTTCTCAATACTGTCTTGATATGTTGACGACAGAGGGTTATTATTTGTAGAACATAATTTTATTCTCTCCTTTTCAAGGATTTTCTTAAAGCACTTTCCAGGGccagttccctcaaattcaaggacagaacgTGGCGACACAGtgtaagagccgcttcgccCATGATGGCTTTTATTGACAGAATCTCACATCAACGgcgtagagagagagacagtgagcgCTGTAGTAATTACAACCTGATGTTTGTCCTGCGTAGGATTAGTTCAACTTATCTTCCAATGAGCCATGTCTATTTAGAGGATTTTAAGGACCAGTGAGAACCCCTGTACATTAAGCTAGCCATGGATCTGGAAAAACTGCTTCAGGAGGGTAACGCACCCCATCTTATTGCAAAAATCTACTCCCTCTTGATGGATGATGCTCCAAAACCAGGTTTACATAAATCGAGGGAGAAATGGGAGTCTGACTTGGGTGTGACAATGGGTACAGAGCTCTGGGCTGAATTGTGTCAAAAAAGTCTAACTGCCACTCTTAATTCTAGATACAGGCTGACTTATTATAACTTTCTTCATCAAACCTATCTTACGCCACAGaaattacataaatataaacCTGAGATATCCAACCTGTGCTTTAGATGTAGTATAGAAGAGGGTTCATTCCTACACTGCACTTGGTTATGCACAAAACTTAACACATTCTGGCATGATTTCTCGGGCATCATGACAAAACTCCTAGGACTACATCTCCCATTAGATCCTCAAACCTGCTTATTAGGAGATACTACAAATATTAATGCACGATTAAGAAAAGCTCAAAAGAGGTTCCTCTCACTGGCCTTGTGCGTTGCCAGGAAGTGCATTGCTATCACTTTCAGAAATGAATAGCTGTGTTCCACTTGAAAAAATTACATATACACTCAGGAATGACTATAATACTTTTACAGAGATGTGGCAGCCCTATTTAGCATATATGGACAAATTGCCAGCTTCTATGGTGGACGGGTTGTAGTTTTTTGCAAGCGCTTTGTTGTCAGTACATACTGTTGTCTTCCTTGCCTCTCgacagtgtatttttttttaaattta
The nucleotide sequence above comes from Solea senegalensis isolate Sse05_10M linkage group LG3, IFAPA_SoseM_1, whole genome shotgun sequence. Encoded proteins:
- the LOC122765827 gene encoding clusterin-associated protein 1-like, producing the protein MSYRELRDFTEMMRALGFHRLISIENFRTPNFTLVAEILMWLVKRFEPHTDIPSDVATESDRVFFIKAVAKFMAMEVDVKLNTKHLYQADGYAVKEMLKITVMLHTPIKTKHMALEDRVQEANNKFKFELGSRISDIKAARQLASEVMSKGASLHDLLGQEVKLWEKRTAAIARPLEINKTEKVLTATIREVHESIEKTKDALSNVMCDETTLDGKIEKKRQELERKQKKLQSLQSVKPVFMDEYEAIEQELKRQYEIFVGKFGNLCYLESQLDEYHRQEKERTGNTKKMQHKLRERERDMRRRRRSETDKDDLEDQSEDESEAKSQSGSNSDLEESNF